The region CGCGTAGCGAGTTCCACCTGTTCGAGTTCCAGAGCCTGGACCCGCGCCGCCAGTTCGATGTTCTCGGCTTCGCGTTGCTGGCGCTCGGCGATGCTGGACGCCACCTGGGCAAGCAGGCCTTCGACACGGGTGGATACCTCGGCCACCAGAGCTTCGATCCGGCCCAAGGCGGCGGCTGCCGCCACCCTGCGTTCCTCGAGCGCCGCGACCCGCGCGGTCATGGCAGCGGCAGCCTGGGCGGAGCGGTCGCGAGCTGCCTTGAGAGCCTCAAGCTGGGCCTGAGCGTCACCCAGTTCCCGATCGAGGACGTTGCGCCGCGCTTCGACCGACTCCAGCTCTTTGGCGCGGGCAGCGAGTTGTGACCCCAGATCCGAGCCCTCGCGCAAACAGCGATTGCGCTCGCCTTCGTACGTGGCCCGCCGCTCGGTGAGTCGCGCGACCTCGGAGTCCAACTGCTGAAGTGTATGCCCGGAAGTCAGGGCCTGACGCTCGGCTTCACGCCGCTCCGTTTCCAAGCGGTCGAGCAGGGAAGAGAGGGCCGCGGCTTCCCGGGACATTTCCGCCAGGCGGCGTTCCTCGTGAAGAATTTCCTTCTCCATGTGGCGGAGCTGGCGGTCCAGCTCCCGCAATTCCCGCTTAAGGGTCAGGGGGCCCTGCGCGTGTGGTTTGCCTCCGGTCACGGTGACGTTGTGGAAACACTCGCCGCCCGGGGAAAGAAAGAACGCGTTCGGATTCTCCAGCGCCAGGTTGCGAGCTGCATCTGAGTCGGGCGCGATGTAACCGTCGCGCAGTTTGGGCAGGATCACTTCCAGCGAGTTGCCGAAACCGTTCAGCACCCGGATGCAGCGGGTGAGCGGAACGATGGAGCCTCGCGGCGGAGCGGGCCGTGACGCTTCGTCCACGGCGAAAGAGAAGCGGGCTTGCGCATCATCCGGATGCACAAGGAAAGTGGCGCGGCCATCGGCGTCGCTGCGCAGGAGGCGCAGGCCTTCATCGGCCGCGTCCCAGGATTTCACCACGATGTAGTTGAGCTCATCGCGCAGGAAGCCCTCGACCACGCGCTCGTGCGCATCGTCCACCTCCAGAAAGTCAGCCAGCACGCCGACGGGACGGAAATCGCTGGCCCCGCCGGAGCGCATTAAGCGCTTTACCGATTCCGTGGAGTAGGCGTGTTCGTTGATGACCGAGTCCAGGGACGAGCGGCGCCCGGTGGCGGAGGCGAACTCGGCGCGCAATCCGTCCAAACGTGACTTGGCTTCGGTTTCGCTCGCGCGCAGTTCGTCCAGACGGCGGCGAGACTCCTCGGCCTTGGCGGCGAGGGCAGAAACCCGCGCCCCGGCAGACTCGAACTCCAGCGCCAACTGGCCTCGGCGTCCAGTAAACGCGTCCAGTTCGGTGCGGGTCAGGGCCAAATCATGCTCCAGGCGGCCGAGCTCGCGCTCCAGGGCGGCCTTTCGCTCGGATGTTTGGGCCATCTGGTTGCGGACTTCGGAGGCGGCGGCGATGATTTCGAGCGTTTGCGTGCGACGCCGCTCCTGCAGTTGCTCGAGCTCCGCCAGGGCAGTGGCGGCGGCCTGCGCCTGCTGCTGGCAAGCTGTGGTTTCCTCCTGTGCGGCCTGCACGTCGGCCTCGGCGGACTGGAGGACAGCACGATTGGAATCGCGCTCTGCTTCCAGCGCCGTGAGATTGGCGCGCGTGGGTGCCAATTCGGCTTCTGCCTGAGTGGCCCGCTGCTCGAGTTCGGCACAGCGCTCGTGGTTATGGCGTTGCTGGGCAAGCGCGCGGTCGGTTTCCAGGGCGATGGCGCCCGTTCGTTCGCGTAAGTGCGTATTTTCACGTTCCACGGCATAGCTGCGCTCCGTAAGCGCGGCGTGCTCGGTATCCAGGCGATCGACGATGGCGGCGGTGGCATCCATTTCCGCCGCGATGGTCTCCAACTCCGCCCCTCGGGCGACGGTCTCCCCTGCGAACTGGGCCAGCTTGCTGGCCAGGACTACACGCAGCCGGGAGCGCATCTCCTCGCGCAGCCGCACGTAGCGCTCGGCCTTCGAGGCCTGTCGCTTGAGTGAGTTCATCTGCCGCGTGACTTCCTCGAAGATGTCACTGATCCGCGCCAGGTTCTGCTGGGCCTGCTCCAGGCGGGCTTCTGCCAGCCGCTTCTTCGTCTTGAACTTGGTGATGCCCGCTGCTTCCTCCAGGATGGCGCGGCGGTCGTGTGGCCTGCTACTGAGAATCTGTCCGATGCGGCCCTGCTCGATGATGGCGTAGGATTCCGGTCCCAGGCCGGTTCCCAGGAATATGTCCTGGATGTCACGCAAGCGAGCCAGCTTGCCGTTGATGAGGTACTCGCTATCGCCGGAGCGGAACAGTCGACGGGTCACGACAATCTGGCCGGCTCGCGTCTCCAGCTTCTTCAAACGCCGGCGGCGAACCTTGAGCACCACTTCGGGCGGGAGAGCGCCGTCCACGTCGGCGCCCACTTCGGGCTCGTCCTCCTCGGCGGGCTGGCCGGGTTGCAATTCGCGGGCGGCGTTTTCGGTTTCCGCGGCGGCACGGGAGCGAACTGCGGCTTCATCCCAATCGTCGCCCGGCAGCTCGTCGCGTACTTCAACTTCGACCTCGGAGGCCAGGTCCGCGAGCGGGCCTTCGTACACCTCGGGGTCGATCAGCGTGAGCGAAACCTCGGCCATGCCGTTCGGCTTGCGGTCGCGGGTTCCGGCGAAGATCACGTCTTCCATGCGCGAGCCGCGCAGGGTCTTGGCGGACTGCTCGCCCAGCACCCAGGAGATGGCGTCGGCAATGTTGGATTTGCCGCACCCGTTGGGCCCGACGATGGCCGTGACACCCTCGCCGTCGAACTTCATCTCCATGCGGTCGCAAAAGGACTTGAAGCCGAGAATCTGCAGCTTCTTGAGTTTCAGCAAGTTCTACTCCTTGGCCCGACTTCGGCGTCGGGTCCGTGGGCCCGCAGAGCGCATGGAGGCGCCCGTCACCAAGCTGATGGGACTGCACCCCAAAGCGACGCTCGACGCGCCAAGGGGGCTCAGCCGAAGACAACCGGGACGCCCCCAAATGTCCCTCACTGTAGCGGCTAAGTTGCGCGTGGTCAAGCAATAAGCGCCCAAGATATTGGGGTTCGATGCCTCCGACCACAATTGGTTGCACACAGAACGGTGCACCGAAGCCGGTTCCTCAGTTGGGTGGGAAAAGGAGGTGACAGAAACCGCCAGAACGCCTTAGAGCATAGCGCGGTCGGGCAGGGGAATCAAGCGGCAAGCGAATACGCCCGAGCCTGGCGGACCCGCTAGTTTATTGCCCGAGAAGTAACCGGGGCCGCTATCACAGCTTCTGCAGGAACCGGATAATGGACTCGATGCCCCGGTAGAAGTTCGGTATGTGGAACTTCTCGTTGGGCGCATGAATGTTGTCGTCGGGCAGGCCAAAGCCCATCATCACCGTGGGGATCTTCAGGAACTCCTCGAAGTCAGAGACGATGGGGATAGAGCCCCCGCTACGCATGTACACCGTCTCCTTGCCGAAGACCTCCTTCATGGCGTCGGTGGCGGCTCGTACATAGTGGTTATCGGTGCGCACCAAGCTGGCGGGCCCGGCCGAATGCTTCTTGATGTTGACCTGGATGCCTTTGGGCACGATGGAGCGCACGTATTTCCCGTACTTGTTCCATATGTCGTTAGGATCCTGGTCGGGCACCAGGCGCATGGAGACCTTGGCCGCAGCGCGCGCAGGAATCACCGTCTTGGCGCCGGCCGCGGTGAAGCCTCCGGGCATGCCATGCACTTCCAGGGTGGGCCGGGCCCAAGTGCGGTACAGCACGGAATATCCCGGCTCTCCTGTCAACACGGAGGAGCCCACTTCCGCCTTTCGATAAGCTTCTTCATCGAAGGGGAGCTTTTCCCAAGCCGCCAGCTCCTCAGCGGTAGGTTGCTTCACCGCATCGTAAAAGCCGGGTATCAGGATTCGCCCATTCTCATCCTTCAGCTTGCAGAGGATGCGCGCCAGCGCTTCGAGCGGATTGGGAGCGGCCCCGCCGTACATGCCGGAGTGCAGATCGACCATGGCGCCCTGCGCTTCGATCTCCGTGTAGACCAGTCCGCGCAGTCCGACGCACAGCGTGGGCAGATCGGGCGCGAACATCTCGGTGTCGGAGACCAGGGCAACATCCGCCTTCAGGCGCTCGGGGTGCTTGCGGACGAACTCGGCGATCGACTCGCCCCCCACCTCCTCCTCGCCTTCGATGATCATGCGCACGTTCAACGGCAGCTTTCCGCCGCCGGTCTTCATCAATGCTTCCAGCGCCTTCAGGTGCATGTACATCTGGCCCTTGTCGTCCACCGCGCCGCGCGCATAGAGGTTTCCGTTGCGCACCGTGGGCTCGAACGGGGGCGATTTCCACTCCTCCAGCGGGTCCGGAGGTTGCACGTCGTAGTGCCCGTAGCAAACCACGGTGGGCTTGCCGGGCGCATGCAGCCAGTCGGCGTACACCAGCGGATGTTGGGGAGTCGAAATGATTTCGACGTGCTCCAGGCCGATGCGCTTCATCTCGTCCGCTATGAAGCGCGCCGCGCGTTGGACGTCGTCCTTGTGCTCGGGCGCCGTGCTGACGCTGGGGATACGGATCAGGTCCTTCAGTTCATCCAAGAATCTCTGCTGGTTGTCGCGGGCGTAGGCAACGGCGGGAGAGGCCATCCGTACGATTGCTCCTGGAATAGGTTCACGGCAACGGCCGTTTCAGTATATACCGCAGCCTTGATGTCACACGTGCCGCTCAAGGTTCGCGACGTTTCCTTATTGCGATGCAATTCCGGGCAGTGGTTAAATCGGGTGAACGCACCTCAGCCCGGCAAGGAGGGAAAGTTGGCAATGTCGATTTGTCCGCGCTGCTCGGTTTCGATTCCTGCCTTCTCCCGCTGCGATCGCTGTGGCCTTATGCTGGGATATGACGGGCTCACGGTCCTGATCGAGTGCGATGATTCGCGCGCCATGGAGAGCGCGCGCAAGCTGGCGCGCCGCCAGCCATCGTACTCCGAGCACCAGGAAGAAAACGGCCGGCGCTTCCTGCGCGTGACTTTCAAGTTCTCCCAATTGGATGAATACAACCGGCTGGTGGAGGCCGCCGCCCGGCTGCCGCGGAGGCACGCCTTCGTTAACGGCCTCGAGGTCCCCTGGGCCCGGCTCAGCACAGATGAGCTTCCCACCGCAAGAGCGTCGCGCTCGCGCGCCGGATCGAAAGCCAGTAGCCAGGGCACCGATGCCTAGATAGTTAGCCTCAGGCGGTTGGCAATTGACACGCTCTCTTTCTGGCCTGACAATCGAAGCGCACATCACACATTCCCCAAAGGAAACGAGACTATGAACGGTAGCGACTCCCCCGGCGGCTCCGGTGGCGGGATGAAAATCGTCCTGTTGGCCGTAGCCGGTCTGTACATCCTGGCTTCGCTGTACCTGATGTTTGACATGCGCGGCCGCATCGGCACGCTGGAGGCTTTCCAAGCCACTTCCAGTGCAACGCAGAAACAACTCACCGAGCGCATGGAGTCTGCCGACGCCCGCATGAAGGCCACCATCGAGGCGCTGGAAGAAAAGCTTGGCATCACCGAGAAGCAGTTGGACGCCCGCACCGTCGAGCTGCAGCGCGCCCAGAAAGCGCAGACGGCATCGCTCAAAGCGCAGAAGGAACAGATCGCCGAGGTCAGCGGGCAGGTGGAGGGTGTGAAGAGCGAAGTGGGCGGCGTGAAAACCGAGGTCGCCACCGCGCGGACTGAGATAGAAGCCACGAAGGAAAAACTGGAGCGCACCATCGGGGATCTCGGCATCCAGAGCGGGCTGATCGCCAAGACTCGCGAGGAGGTCGATGAACTGCGCCGCCGTGGCGAGCGCAACTACTACGATTTCACGTTGTTGAAGGGCCAGAAGCCTACGCCGGTTGCGACCGTCAGCCTTCAGCTCAAGAAGTCAGACGCCAAGAAGAGCAAGTTCACGCTCAACGTGATCGCCGACGACCGCACCATCGAGAAGAAGGATCGCACCATGCTCGAGCCCCTGCAGTTCTACACCGGCAAGGACCGCCAGCTTTACGAATTGGTGGTCTTCAACGTGGAAAAGAACAAGGTCGTGGGCTACCTGAGCACACCCAAGGGCCCAATGGCCAAAGCTCAATAGGCTGGAGGTTTGCGGGGGCGGCGCTGCTGCTGCCCCCTATGGCCTTTTCTCGGCGATGACCAGCGGCGTGCGGTCGTAAAGATCCAGCGTCACGGTCAGCGACTTTCGTTGGTCAAAACTCTCGCGGTTGACGGGAAACCCGAACAGGAGCATTCCTTCCTGCGTCGCTCCCGGGGCGATGCGCTCTTCCAGGCGTAGTGGGGCGATGCGATACACCGCCAGGTCGGGGAAGGCCTGGAAGTAGCGGTCGTGATCAACCACGGAAGCGGCCTCATCCTCCATCATGCCGGTTTCCCCTCCCGAGGCCACCTCCAGCCGCGCCTTGGCGTTGTGCAGCACCAGCGGCTTCTCGGCCAGATTGTCCACCTTGACGTGCACCACCACCAAGACCTTGTCGTCCGGCAGGGCGACGGCTCCCACGCGTGTGATGGCGGCTGAGGTCCCGGGCTTGGCCGCCTGTCGGGAATACACCCCCACCAGGATGGCGATGACGACTGCAGCCGCAAGCACCGGCAGGATGGGCGGCAACGTGCGCCGAGCGCTATCCATTTCCTCGCTCATGGGCAGGTGCCCGGCATCCGTCTCTAACGCTGGGGTAGACGCTTTCTGTGGTTCGGTAGTCATGCAGCTTCCTTCATGGCCGCGGCGAATTTCTCCGCCGGCAGCGTGTTGAGGACGTCCTGCGGCGTCAGCCAGGCACGGCGGGCCTGCAGCACGCCATACTGCATTTTCTCCAGGTGCGACGTGTGGTGCGAGTCGGTGTTGATCACCACTTTGAGCCCGTGCTTCCGGGCCAGCCGCAAGTGCACGTCGCACAAGTCGAGACGCTCCGGATACGCATTCAGCTCCATGGCCACATCGCGCTTGGCGGCGGCCCGGAATACCGCCTCCATGTCGAACTGATAGCTGTCGCGGCGCAGCAGCAGGCGTCCCGTAGGATGCCCGAGGATGGAGGTGTTGGGATTCTCGATCGCCCGCAGCAGCCGGTCGGTCATGCGCGCCGGCTCCTGGTTGAAGTGGGAATGGACGCTGGCAATGACCACGTCCATCTGCTGCAACACGGAATCGGAGAGGTCAAGGTCGCCGTCGGCGAGGATATCCACCTCGATTCCGGCCAGTACGCGGATGTCGTCGTACTTCTTGCCTGCGGCGCGAATGCGGCGGATGTGGGCTTCGGCCCGCTTGTCGTCCAGCCCGTTGGCCATAGCCAGGTTCTTGGAGTGGTCGGTGATGGCCATGTATTGGTAGCCGCGTGCCCGCGCCGCCTCGATCATCTCCTCGATCGTGTTCTTGCCGTCGGTCTCGACGGTATGCATGTGCACGTCGCCGCGGATGTCGTTCAGTTCCACCAGCCGGGGCAGTTCATGCTGCTCCGCCAGCTCAATCTCGCCCGTGGCTTCGCGCATTTCCGGCGGGATGTAGTCGAGCTCCAGCTTGGCGTAGATTTCTTCTTCTGTGCGGCCGGCGACCGGCTTTTCGCCTTTCAGCTTGGCGAGCGAATACTCGTTCAGCGTGTAGCCCATCTTGAGAGCCCGCTGCCGCAGCAGGATGTTGTGGGCCTTCGATCCGGTGAAATAGAGCAACGCCGCACCGTGCGACTCGGGCGGAAGCAGGCGCACATCCACCTGCATGCCGCTGCGCAGCTTGAAGGAGATCTTGTTCTCGCCGCGCGCCAGGACCTGCGCGATGCCGGGGAATGACGTCACCCTCTCCGCGATGGCATCGAGCTGCTTCTGGCTGGGCTTGGCGCGGTGCGTGATCAGCAGGTCGAGGTCGCCCACGGTCTCGCGCCCGCGTCGCAGCGAACCCGCGGGGGTCACCGCCTCGATGCCCGGTGTGCCGGCAAGGTGCGCCACCAGCTTCTGCGCGGTGTGGTCGGCTTCCTCGATGAGGAAGCGCCCGGAAACGCGCCGGTAATCCCCGATGGCCTTAAGGATCTTCGCTTCGTGCTTTTCTCCCAGGCGGGGCAGCACGCGCAGCTTGCCTTCCCGCGCCAGTTTCTCCACCCCGTCCACGTCGCACACCTGATAGGCGTCCCAGATCAGCGCAATCGTCTTCGGACCGAGGCCCTGGATGTTCAGCAGTTCAAGGATGGTGGGCCGGTACTTTTTCAGCAGGTCTTCGCGCGTCTTCAGGCGGCCGGTCTTCAGTATCTCCTTCAGGTGCTCGAGCATGCTCTTGCCGATGCCGGGGATCTCCAGCACCTGCTTGGGGTCCGAAATGAGATCAACGATGGCCTGTGGGTGGCTGCTGATTGACTCCGCCGCGCGCCGGTAGGAGCGCACGCGGAAGGAATCTTCGCCGTGGATCTCCATCAGGTCGGCCGTCTCATCCAGGATGGCGGCGATGCTCGGGTTGTCCAGCGGCATGGTGGGCGCTCGAGGCGATTCTATCCCGCAGCGTGGCTCCGCGAACAGAAGAAGGCCCAGCCGGACGGCTGGGCTGGAAGGGAGGGCCGGTGTGCCCTTACGACCCGGGAGCGACCTTGGCTACCTTATCGGCCTGCGGACCTTTTTCACCCTGGATGATCTCGAACTCCACGTCGTCGCCTTCTTGCAGGCTCTTGTAGCCCTCGGTGATGATGGCACTGAAATGCACGAAGACGTCCGGGCCGTCGCTGCGCCCGATAAAGCCATACCCCTTGGCGTTATTGAACCACTTCACCTTGCCCCTGATGCGTGCCACGCCTCTGTACCTCCCCTGGATCGACTGCTGTCGCGCCCCAGAACCCGCCTGCTCCTGTTTAGGCTGCGAGTTGGCGTCATTCTGAGATTTTTCTTCCCCAAGGTCAACGCAAATCGAGGCTTCAGCGGGTCTTTTTTTGAGCCAGCCACAGCAGGCCGGCTATGGTCTTGCCGTCGCGGATGCGGCCGCGCATGGCCATTGCGACCGCCCTGCGCAGCGGCCAGAAGCGCTGCTCGATGACCTCGTCGTCTTCCGGCTTGGCCTGCCCGTGGGTAAGGCCCTCAGCCAGGTAGAGGGCCATGGTCTCGTCCAGAAAACCGGGGCTGGGATAGAAGCGCAGGACACGCGTCCAGCGGCGTGCCTTAAGCCCGGTCTCCTCGGCCAGTTCACGGCGTGCCGCGGCCGGTTCGGATTCGCCTGCATCGATTCGCCCGGCCGCCAACTCCCAGAGATACTGTTGCGCAGCGTGACGATACTGCCGTACCAGCAGCACCTCCGTCTTCCCGCTGCGCCGCCGCACCGGCATGATCACCACCGAGCCCGTATGCCGCACCACGTCGCGACGCGCGGTGATCCCTCCGGGCTCGCGGACATAGTCGGTGGTGACGTGAAACACCGGCCCCCGATATGCGCTCCTGGACGAAACCACGCGAACCTGTACTGCGCCGGTTCTTTTGAACGTTGCCATGCGCCTCACTATAGCTGCTCTGTGGCACCGGCCGACTGGCAACTGTTATTCTCGGCGTTCATGGCTCACAGGCCCTCTATCGCGCTGGTCGGTCCCGGAAACCTGGGCTCGGCGCTCGCCGTAGCGCTGCGCCGGACCGGATACCGCATCGACGAAGTGATCGCGCGCGATCAGCCGGCCTCGCGCCGTCGTGCGCAGCGGCTGGCGCGTCGCGTGGGCGCCCGAGCAGCGACCTTCCAGACCGCGCGTCTCCGCGCCGGCCTAGTGTGGATCGCGGTCACCGATGACGCGATCCCCTCGGCGGTGCGTACCCTGGCGCGGCGGGCGGACTGGAAGGGAAAGGTCGCGCTGCATTCGAGCGGCGCTCTCTCCAGCGACCGGCTTCGGCCGCTTCGGCGGCGCGGCGCATCGGTCGGAACGCTGCATCCCATGATGACCTTCGTGCCGCGTACATCACCTTCGTTGCGTGACGTTCCTTTCGCCGTGGAGGGCGACCCCAGCGCGGTTGCGATAGCTCGCCGCGTGGCGCGCGATCTCGGCGGATTCGTCTTTCCTATCCGCAAGCGCAACAAGCCGCTCTACCACGTGTACGGCTCCTTCTCCTCGCCCCTGGTGGTGGTGACGCTGGCCACCGCGGAGCGCATCGCCCGGGCCGCGGGCGTGCCGGCAAGGTCCGTGCGCCAGGCGATTGCGCCCATCGTGCGCCAGACGGTGGAGAACTACCTGCGCCACGGCGCTGCCGCTGCCTTCTCCGGACCAGTGAAGCGTGGTGACGTGGGAACCGTCCGGCGACATCTGCAAGCGCTGCGCCGGGTCAGGGGTGCGCACGCGGTTTACGTAGCGTTGATCGGGGCCGCACTGGAAGTTTTGCCGTCCGGTAACAAGCGTGGAATCAAGGCGTTGCTTCGTCAGACCTGAACTGACACCTTAGCATGACACGCGATGCGTGTCAGTCGACCTTCGTGATCAGGTGTCCGAGCTTTTCCTTCTTAACGCGCAGGTAGTTCGCGGCGTGGGCATGCGGGTCGACCTCACAGGGCACGCGCTCGACCACGCGGATACCGGCGGCCTCCAGGGCAGAAACCTTCTCCG is a window of Terriglobales bacterium DNA encoding:
- a CDS encoding Rossmann-like and DUF2520 domain-containing protein, translating into MAHRPSIALVGPGNLGSALAVALRRTGYRIDEVIARDQPASRRRAQRLARRVGARAATFQTARLRAGLVWIAVTDDAIPSAVRTLARRADWKGKVALHSSGALSSDRLRPLRRRGASVGTLHPMMTFVPRTSPSLRDVPFAVEGDPSAVAIARRVARDLGGFVFPIRKRNKPLYHVYGSFSSPLVVVTLATAERIARAAGVPARSVRQAIAPIVRQTVENYLRHGAAAAFSGPVKRGDVGTVRRHLQALRRVRGAHAVYVALIGAALEVLPSGNKRGIKALLRQT
- the smc gene encoding chromosome segregation protein SMC, which encodes MLKLKKLQILGFKSFCDRMEMKFDGEGVTAIVGPNGCGKSNIADAISWVLGEQSAKTLRGSRMEDVIFAGTRDRKPNGMAEVSLTLIDPEVYEGPLADLASEVEVEVRDELPGDDWDEAAVRSRAAAETENAARELQPGQPAEEDEPEVGADVDGALPPEVVLKVRRRRLKKLETRAGQIVVTRRLFRSGDSEYLINGKLARLRDIQDIFLGTGLGPESYAIIEQGRIGQILSSRPHDRRAILEEAAGITKFKTKKRLAEARLEQAQQNLARISDIFEEVTRQMNSLKRQASKAERYVRLREEMRSRLRVVLASKLAQFAGETVARGAELETIAAEMDATAAIVDRLDTEHAALTERSYAVERENTHLRERTGAIALETDRALAQQRHNHERCAELEQRATQAEAELAPTRANLTALEAERDSNRAVLQSAEADVQAAQEETTACQQQAQAAATALAELEQLQERRRTQTLEIIAAASEVRNQMAQTSERKAALERELGRLEHDLALTRTELDAFTGRRGQLALEFESAGARVSALAAKAEESRRRLDELRASETEAKSRLDGLRAEFASATGRRSSLDSVINEHAYSTESVKRLMRSGGASDFRPVGVLADFLEVDDAHERVVEGFLRDELNYIVVKSWDAADEGLRLLRSDADGRATFLVHPDDAQARFSFAVDEASRPAPPRGSIVPLTRCIRVLNGFGNSLEVILPKLRDGYIAPDSDAARNLALENPNAFFLSPGGECFHNVTVTGGKPHAQGPLTLKRELRELDRQLRHMEKEILHEERRLAEMSREAAALSSLLDRLETERREAERQALTSGHTLQQLDSEVARLTERRATYEGERNRCLREGSDLGSQLAARAKELESVEARRNVLDRELGDAQAQLEALKAARDRSAQAAAAMTARVAALEERRVAAAAALGRIEALVAEVSTRVEGLLAQVASSIAERQQREAENIELAARVQALELEQVELATRESSLRGEAEQSRARLLAIDQELRAARHSLDGARDRRGEVAALLAKLNSDSEHLAETCLNELNVTAADLRADTALIHLTGEALAAEDAAHRELRARLDAMGPVNMMALEEYKETAERYAFLDSQRKDLMESIVNTQNTIREIDEFSRHRFQEAFERINENFQMTFRKLFGGGQGFMRLTDEENAAESGIDIVAQPPGKRLQNVLLLSGGEKALTAFALLVGIFQYQPSPFCVLDEVDAPLDEANVGRFTELVREMSAQTQFVIITHNKRTMDMAPMMYGVTMQEPGISKLVSVKFGEHLVHSRTA
- a CDS encoding NUDIX hydrolase; translation: MATFKRTGAVQVRVVSSRSAYRGPVFHVTTDYVREPGGITARRDVVRHTGSVVIMPVRRRSGKTEVLLVRQYRHAAQQYLWELAAGRIDAGESEPAAARRELAEETGLKARRWTRVLRFYPSPGFLDETMALYLAEGLTHGQAKPEDDEVIEQRFWPLRRAVAMAMRGRIRDGKTIAGLLWLAQKKTR
- the polX gene encoding DNA polymerase/3'-5' exonuclease PolX — its product is MPLDNPSIAAILDETADLMEIHGEDSFRVRSYRRAAESISSHPQAIVDLISDPKQVLEIPGIGKSMLEHLKEILKTGRLKTREDLLKKYRPTILELLNIQGLGPKTIALIWDAYQVCDVDGVEKLAREGKLRVLPRLGEKHEAKILKAIGDYRRVSGRFLIEEADHTAQKLVAHLAGTPGIEAVTPAGSLRRGRETVGDLDLLITHRAKPSQKQLDAIAERVTSFPGIAQVLARGENKISFKLRSGMQVDVRLLPPESHGAALLYFTGSKAHNILLRQRALKMGYTLNEYSLAKLKGEKPVAGRTEEEIYAKLELDYIPPEMREATGEIELAEQHELPRLVELNDIRGDVHMHTVETDGKNTIEEMIEAARARGYQYMAITDHSKNLAMANGLDDKRAEAHIRRIRAAGKKYDDIRVLAGIEVDILADGDLDLSDSVLQQMDVVIASVHSHFNQEPARMTDRLLRAIENPNTSILGHPTGRLLLRRDSYQFDMEAVFRAAAKRDVAMELNAYPERLDLCDVHLRLARKHGLKVVINTDSHHTSHLEKMQYGVLQARRAWLTPQDVLNTLPAEKFAAAMKEAA
- a CDS encoding cold shock domain-containing protein, producing the protein MARIRGKVKWFNNAKGYGFIGRSDGPDVFVHFSAIITEGYKSLQEGDDVEFEIIQGEKGPQADKVAKVAPGS
- a CDS encoding dipeptidase, translated to MASPAVAYARDNQQRFLDELKDLIRIPSVSTAPEHKDDVQRAARFIADEMKRIGLEHVEIISTPQHPLVYADWLHAPGKPTVVCYGHYDVQPPDPLEEWKSPPFEPTVRNGNLYARGAVDDKGQMYMHLKALEALMKTGGGKLPLNVRMIIEGEEEVGGESIAEFVRKHPERLKADVALVSDTEMFAPDLPTLCVGLRGLVYTEIEAQGAMVDLHSGMYGGAAPNPLEALARILCKLKDENGRILIPGFYDAVKQPTAEELAAWEKLPFDEEAYRKAEVGSSVLTGEPGYSVLYRTWARPTLEVHGMPGGFTAAGAKTVIPARAAAKVSMRLVPDQDPNDIWNKYGKYVRSIVPKGIQVNIKKHSAGPASLVRTDNHYVRAATDAMKEVFGKETVYMRSGGSIPIVSDFEEFLKIPTVMMGFGLPDDNIHAPNEKFHIPNFYRGIESIIRFLQKL